From Perognathus longimembris pacificus isolate PPM17 chromosome 4, ASM2315922v1, whole genome shotgun sequence, one genomic window encodes:
- the Gpr35 gene encoding G-protein coupled receptor 35: protein MNSTCDAVTWSSRLHYAFLAYSAALLVLGLLLNGLALWVFCRRMRRWTETRIYMTNLAVADLCLLCSLPFMLHSLSHTSDTPLCQLSQGVYLANRYMSIGLVVAIAVDRYVAVRHPLRARGLRSPRQAAAVCLVLWVAVVGSLVGRWRLGTREGGFCFRSSGRQHFGSTVISLLGFYLPLAVLVFCSLRVVTALSRRPPADGGQARATGKAARMVWANLAVFVVCFLPLHVALTVQAALGPVSCAARLLLRQTLSVTGKLSDANCCLDAICYYYTAKEFQDASALPGASGAAAHRSRDSRSLTLT from the coding sequence ATGAACAGCACGTGCGACGCGGTCACGTGGTCCTCGCGGCTCCACTACGCCTTCCTCGCCTACTCGGCCGCGCTGCTGGTGCTGGGCCTGCTGCTCAACGGCCTGGCGCTCTGGGTGTTCTGCCGCCGGATGCGGCGGTGGACCGAGACCCGCATCTACATGACCAACCTGGCCGTGGCCGACCTGTGCCTGCTCTGCTCGCTGCCCTTCATGCTGCActccctgagccacacctccgacACGCCGCTCTGCCAGCTCTCCCAGGGCGTCTACCTGGCCAACAGGTACATGAGCATCGGCCTGGTGGTGGCCATCGCCGTGGACCGCTACGTGGCCGTGCGGCACCCGCTGCGGGCCCGCGGGCTCCGCTCCCCGCGCCAGGCGGCGGCCGTGTGCCTGGTCCTCTGGGTGGCGGTGGTCGGCTCCCTGGTGGGGCGCTGGCGCCTGGGGACGCGGGAGGGCGGCTTCTGCTTCAGGAGCAGCGGCCGCCAGCACTTCGGCAGCACCGTGATCTCCCTGCTCGGCTTCTACCTGCCGCTGGCCGTGCTGGTCTTCTGCTCCCTGCGGGTGGTGACCGCGCTGTCCCGCAGGCCGCCGGCCGACGGGGGGCAGGCCAGGGCCACGGGCAAGGCCGCCCGCATGGTCTGGGCCAACCTGGCGGTGTTCGTGGTCTGCTTCCTGCCCCTGCACGTGGCGCTGACGGTGCAGGCGGCCCTGGGCCCCGTCTCCTGCGCGGCCCGGCTCCTGCTCAGGCAGACGCTCTCCGTCACCGGCAAGCTCTCAGACGCCAACTGCTGCCTGGACGCCATCTGCTACTACTACACGGCCAAGGAGTTCCAGGACGCGTCCGCGCTGCCCGGGGCCTCCGGAGCCGCGGCCCACAGGAGCCGGGACTCCCGCAGCCTGACCCTCACCTAG